In Silene latifolia isolate original U9 population chromosome 3, ASM4854445v1, whole genome shotgun sequence, a single window of DNA contains:
- the LOC141649736 gene encoding putative disease resistance protein RGA3, which translates to MAAGIVITVAANLLAKLHSEELREICSMSGYESQLDDLKLRVSTIKSILLDVESKPEDLTQRDLDFIPKLKKAIYLFDDVVDEFNTNMVLKKNHIKSANISKEVGQFFALSVHFLVSFDMSVRTEQLRNNLDDLAKDCPQFEFSDMYVPTKEKLETLYVDVEDSIIGREADKEAIVEMLLGDSESSNDIGRNVSFVTIVGIGGIGKSELASLVLNEDDRIDKAFDLRLWVYISNDFDLEKIFRQMLKRDALEWYDIEHLQRAVRNLIEGKRYLIVLDNTWNESHDEWENLKSILDLGMKGSRVLVTSRSKIIANVVGDDLVYELKGLSEENSWNLFKRLAFEPMNSNDHLFDIGKEIVKKCDNVPLAIKVVASMLYDQDESKWLSFKNANLIEMRLGMTDVMSILKYSYYHLTPALRSCFSYCAFFPKDYFIEKELLIRLWMAHGLISL; encoded by the coding sequence ATGGCAGCCGGAATAGTGATCACGGTTGCTGCAAATCTGTTGGCTAAACTCCACAGTGAGGAATTGAGAGAGATATGTTCCATGTCCGGGTATGAGTCCCAACTTGATGACCTTAAGCTTCGTGTATCCACCATCAAGTCTATACTCCTTGATGTCGAATCTAAACCCGAAGACCTCACTCAAAGAGATTTGGATTTTATTCCCAAGCTAAAGAAAGCTATTTATCTGTTCGATGATGTGGTCGACGAGTTCAACACTAATATGGTCCTGAAGAAAAACCACATAAAGAGTGCTAATATTTCTAAAGAGGTAGGCCAGTTCTTTGCTCTTTCGGTTCACTTTCTTGTTTCTTTTGATATGTCGGTTCGGACTGAGCAACTTAGGAACAACTTGGATGACCTTGCCAAAGATTGTCCACAATTTGAGTTTAGTGATATGTATGTGCCTACTAAGGAAAAACTAGAGACCTTGTATGTTGATGTCGAAGATAGTATTATTGGTAGAGAGGCCGACAAGGAGGCTATTGTGGAAATGTTACTTGGAGATTCCGAATCTTCAAATGACATCGGTCGCAATGTTTCTTTTGTCACTATTGTTGGAATTGGCGGGATAGGGAAATCCGAACTTGCCTCACTAGTACTGAATGAGGACGATAGGATTGATAAAGCATTTGATTTGAGGTTATGGGTCTATATTTCAAACGACTTTGACTTGGAAAAAATCTTCCGTCAAATGCTCAAAAGAGATGCGCTTGAATGGTATGATATAGAACATTTACAACGAGCAGTCCGAAATTTGATAGAGGGTAAAAGGTATTTGATTGTATTGGATAATACATGGAATGAAAGCCATGATGAATGGGAAAACTTAAAGTCTATTTTGGACTTAGGTATGAAGGGTAGTAGAGTTTTGGTTACTAGTCGCTCGAAAATAATTGCAAATGTGGTTGGAGATGATCTCGTTTATGAGTTAAAGGGTCTCTCGGAAGAGAATTCATGGAACTTATTTAAGAGGCTAGCATTTGAACCCATGAATAGTAACGATCATCTCTTTGACATTGGTAAGGAGATTGTGAAAAAATGCGATAATGTTCCTCTGGCCATAAAGGTGGTTGCTAGCATGTTATATGATCAAGACGAGAGTAAGTGGTTGTCATTTAAAAATGCTAATTTGATAGAAATGAGACTAGGTATGACTGATGTAATGTCAATATTGAAGTATAGTTATTATCACCTCACACCGGCTTTGAGGAGTTGTTTTAGTTATTGTGCGTTTTTCCCTAAAGATTACTTCATAGAGAAAGAGTTATTAATTAGGCTGTGGATGGCTCATGGATTGATAAGTTTATAG
- the LOC141646311 gene encoding putative glutathione S-transferase, whose amino-acid sequence MQEIKVFGVWGSPFSRRVEIALKMKGLDYEFIEEDLDNKSDHLLMYNPVHKKIPVLVHNGKPVVESSLIMEYIDETWKENGLPLLPTDPYERAQVRFWAKFIDDKMVASVRAALLRRGEDSEKAKEEMEEILKVVESEITKRDLFGGEKLSFLDIIGLFIAYWIPIIQDVGGNYVLTREKFPGIYEWADQLLDDAFIKENLPDKAKLLLMLQARFGVKV is encoded by the exons ATGCAAGAAATCAAAGTGTTTGGTGTATGGGGTAGTCCATTTAGCAGGAGGGTTGAAATAGCCCTTAAAATGAAGGGACTTGATTATGAATTTATTGAGGAAGATCTTGATAACAAAAGCGATCACCTACTTATGTATAACCCTGTCCATAAGAAAATCCCGGTCCTTGTCCATAACGGTAAACCCGTCGTGGAATCGTCACTAATTATGGAATACATTGACGAGACTTGGAAGGAGAATGGACTCCCGCTCCTGCCTACAGACCCTTATGAGCGAGCTCAAGTTCGGTTTTGGGCCAAGTTTATCGATGACaag ATGGTGGCGTCAGTAAGAGCAGCACTGTTGAGGCGAGGTGAAGATAGCGAAAAAGCGAAAGAAGAAATGGAAGAGATCCTTAAGGTTGTTGAGAGCGAGATCACAAAAAGAGATTTATTTGGTGGAGAGAAACTTAGTTTCTTGGACATCATAGGATTATTTATTGCATATTGGATACCAATTATTCAAGATGTTGGGGGTAACTATGTTCTTACAAGGGAGAAGTTCCCAGGGATTTATGAATGGGCCGATCAATTGTTAGACGATGCGTTCATCAAGGAGAACTTGCCCGATAAGGCCAAATTGCTCCTAATGTTACAAGCTCGTTTTGGGGTTAAAGTTTGA
- the LOC141649735 gene encoding putative disease resistance protein At3g14460, which yields MHDLIHDLAKEVAGKENVVLDISKGRFDHRSCHLSFTPDGCFRLDSPVTPLRDMKTLRTFLTVTRRTYLDWSESGVRGICDLNAIQICSFNVNLICSHLIRLRVLYLNPLTFYTLPETLNNLLHLRDLDLSGNQKLIALPNSITELYNLQVLNLDGTNIRELPRNTRKLVNLRHLFLRHCKFLTHMPPGLNTLTNLHTLTTFVVGKGTFMQGRLRDLNDLVNLRGELSLIFNNNSSCDVANYRQMEFLRTNHVTELNIQFSDQGAIHETLLDRLQPHSRLKRIQIESYEAFKLPGWAESLSSSLPNLVKIHLVKFDSLEILPSLSELRHLKYLKLKAISNVEFMENDVIGPSNDELLFFPSLVELELSEFPKLKGWWRDDRRKVTGEVGTSSIIVPTFSSLLDLILTDCPSLTHFPSCPSLRHLDVRRCHNALTLLENTKAVQCQPEIGQTSSSSSGILLLEMYNLTLDNVGAFHYLCGESHEGIWSLRIQGFEGDNLSTLANKCVRCVSSLKELKFLVIWDCPKLKSLSGALKQLTRLQRLTIGKCENLELENNEEQATMTSWESLHLLSYLGLHDLPKLVHLPQEFQYLTSLRSLSIFNCENLEALPEWISCLTSLQTLKIYKCDKLKSLPEAIAHMPALNTLEIRKCESLERRCRKPDGEDWPKVRHIRLDITPVK from the coding sequence ATGCATGATTTGATTCATGATCTTGCGAAAGAAGTAGCTGGTAAAGAGAATGTTGTATTAGATATTTCTAAAGGCCGATTTGACCATAGAAGTTGTCATCTCTCATTTACACCAGATGGATGTTTCCGCTTGGATAGTCCTGTTACTCCATTGAGAGATATGAAGACATTGCGAACTTTTCTAACAGTTACCAGACGGACCTATCTGGATTGGTCCGAGTCAGGTGTTCGTGGAATTTGTGATCTAAATGCCATCCAAATTTGTTCGTTTAATGTTAATCTAATTTGTTCACATCTAATACGATTAAGGGTATTGTACTTGAATCCCTTAACCTTTTACACTTTACCAGAGACTCTCAATAACCTGTTGCACTTGAGGGATCTTGATCTATCGGGTAATCAAAAATTGATTGCTCTCCCTAACTCAATTACCGAACTTTACAACTTGCAAGTGCTGAATTTGGATGGTACTAATATAAGAGAGCTGCCAAGAAACACTAGGAAACTCGTAAATCTTAGGCACTTATTTCTTCGTCACTGCAAGTTTTTGACACATATGCCACCCGGTTTAAACACTTTGACAAATCTTCATACTTTAACTACATTTGTGGTTGGAAAGGGAACATTTATGCAAGGTAGACTGAGAGATCTCAATGATCTTGTTAACCTGAGAGGTGAACTCAGTCTCATATTCAACAATAATTCCAGTTGTGACGTGGCAAATTATCGACAAATGGAGTTTCTAAGGACAAATCATGTAACGGAGCTGAACATACAATTCAGTGATCAAGGAGCTATCCATGAAACTTTATTGGATCGTCTCCAGCCTCACAGTAGACTCAAGAGAATTCAAATTGAGAGTTACGAAGCGTTCAAGTTACCTGGTTGGGCAGAGTCATTATCGTCTTCACTTCCAAACCTTGTTAAAATCCATCTTGTGAagtttgatagtttagaaattcTCCCTTCACTTAGTGAGCTTCGCCACCTCAAATACCTTAAGCTTAAAGCTATTTCaaatgtggagtttatggagAATGATGTTATCGGTCCTTCAAATGACGAGTTGTTATTCTTTCCATCATTGGTAGAGCTTGAACTGTCTGAATTCCCAAAGTTGAAGGGATGGTGGAGAGACGACAGACGTAAGGTGACAGGGGAAGTTGGTACTTCTTCGATAATTGTCCCAACATTTTCATCTCTACTTGACTTGATTTTGACTGATTGCCCAAGCTTGACACATTTTCCTTCATGTCCAAGCCTGCGTCATTTGGATGTGCGTAGATGTCACAACGCACTGACCCTCTTGGAAAATACTAAAGCGGTTCAATGTCAACCTGAAATAGGCCAGACTTCAAGCTCGTCTTCTGGTATACTCTTGTTAGAAATGTACAATCTGACACTAGACAACGTTGGAGCGTTTCATTACTTGTGTGGGGAGTCTCACGAGGGTATTTGGTCTTTGCGGATTCAAGGTTTTGAGGGCGACAATTTGTCGACTTTAGCAAATAAGTGTGTAAGGTGCGTTTCTTCTCTTAAAGAGCTCAAATTCCTGGTAATATGGGATTGCCCAAAACTAAAGAGTTTGTCAGGAGCTCTAAAGCAACTTACTCGCCTTCAGCGGCTGACCATTGGCAAATGTGAAAATTTGGAGTTGGAAAACAATGAAGAACAAGCGACTATGACGTCGTGGGAATCCCTTCACTTGCTCTCTTACTTGGGATTACATGATCTTCCGAAATTGGTGCATCTGCCACAGGAATTTCAGTACTTGACCTCCCTACGATCCTTGTCGATATTCAACTGTGAAAATTTGGAAGCCCTGCCGGAATGGATCAGCTGCCTCACATCCCTGCAAACACTTAAGATCTACAAGTGCGACAAGTTGAAATCGTTGCCAGAAGCAATCGCTCACATGCCTGCTCTGAACACTCTTGAAATAAGAAAGTGTGAAAGCCTTGAGAGAAGGTGTAGAAAACCAGATGGCGAGGACTGGCCCAAAGTACGTCACATTCGTTTAGATATTACTCCAGTTAAATAA